From a single Sulfurimonas sp. hsl 1-7 genomic region:
- a CDS encoding thiamine phosphate synthase codes for MKKYLITSPEFYTQESETFAEKLSLQIQKHQPDFILYRDKENENYAALAKTFLDVCHKYEGLKAFIHQDFLLAKELGATGVHLNSTQFEKIAEAKELGLEVIVSTHTHDEVKEVQGLGADYVTYSPIFPSPNKGIPKGIEDLKLIVKSANIKIFALGGIVDKAQIKAVEDAKAFGFASIRYFF; via the coding sequence ATGAAAAAGTACCTGATCACTTCACCGGAGTTTTATACACAAGAGTCTGAAACTTTTGCCGAAAAATTATCTTTGCAGATACAAAAACATCAGCCAGATTTTATACTTTACAGAGATAAAGAGAATGAAAACTATGCTGCGTTGGCAAAAACGTTTCTAGATGTGTGTCATAAGTACGAGGGGCTAAAAGCTTTTATACATCAAGACTTCCTTTTAGCAAAAGAGTTGGGTGCCACGGGTGTACATCTTAACTCCACACAGTTTGAAAAAATAGCAGAAGCGAAAGAATTGGGGCTTGAAGTGATTGTAAGTACACATACACACGATGAGGTGAAAGAGGTTCAAGGATTAGGGGCTGACTATGTTACTTACAGCCCGATTTTTCCCTCTCCAAACAAAGGGATACCAAAAGGGATTGAAGACCTGAAGTTGATTGTAAAGAGTGCAAATATTAAGATCTTTGCACTGGGCGGCATTGTAGATAAGGCGCAGATAAAAGCGGTAGAAGATGCAAAAGCTTTTGGCTTTGCATCTATACGCTATTTTTTCTAA
- a CDS encoding rhodanese-like domain-containing protein codes for MRNLNTKLEEYAKRFDEIFLSEHLKAVIEEANRHVVNIDVEELYDISKDIILIDVREPEEFSSGYINAHTVLTIPRGKLEFMAIEKVAKQFGQDAQIVTYCLKGPRGALAAYQLQKLGFTNVKNLSGGILHWLAKGNTIHNYLGELSLA; via the coding sequence ATGAGAAATCTGAATACTAAACTTGAAGAGTACGCCAAAAGGTTTGATGAGATATTTCTATCTGAACACTTAAAAGCGGTGATCGAAGAAGCAAATAGACATGTTGTCAATATTGATGTAGAGGAGCTATACGACATCTCTAAAGATATTATTCTTATCGATGTAAGAGAACCTGAAGAGTTTAGTTCAGGTTACATTAACGCTCATACCGTACTTACGATTCCAAGAGGAAAACTAGAGTTTATGGCAATTGAAAAAGTTGCCAAACAGTTTGGCCAAGATGCCCAGATCGTCACATACTGTCTTAAAGGGCCCCGTGGAGCACTCGCTGCATATCAGCTGCAAAAACTCGGCTTTACAAATGTGAAAAATTTAAGCGGAGGGATCTTACACTGGCTGGCAAAAGGAAATACGATCCACAACTATCTGGGCGAACTCTCTTTAGCCTAA
- a CDS encoding EAL domain-containing protein, with the protein MSSEQNSCKNLELLQLDEVPITQEEYDNIISIQGSILGMIADGEESDVVLSTLCSMAEKLLPNSVASIMLLDSKNNSLSVLSAPSVPKAGHKALENLKPGEGAGSCGNAIFKNEAQYVVNTFEDERWSDLRELAQEFNLCSCWSMPVKDENSQAIATFALSSFEHRSPSNFHKKLLETGAKIVSIVLKNIKKDQKLKLFSLATQSASEGIVITDEKNTIIEVNQAFKDIYKYEEKDIIGKNPNFLTSHKQPKEFYNEMWKSLNETSKWAGEIVNVNADGEEITQWLSISVLELPHHKKNYLGIFTNLTELKQAKMQIEEMAFIDSLTGLKNKSKLENMLRSYQKPITLILLNINNFSYINTAYGYEIGDEILQDVAEVLKNNFGDQHTFRINSDEFALLYETEVNIKEIVEEIKKYFYGSTLMVNTLTFNISFTYGGVYVAENVLRDAAIALKKAKQNGRNNLYIYNHKDDIAINHQNKESFFESNRLLHAALLEERVVPYYQGIRNNKTGKIIKFEVLARIEDFDKIIPPIAFLEAAKLSGLLLEITKTIIDKSFQKMAQNNYTFSINITEEDLNQHYLKAFLLEKSKHYNIDPNRIVLEVLEGISATGKVNHIDQLKSLKECGFKIAIDDFGSEYSNFERILDMDIDFLKIDARYIKNIDTDQKSYEITRAISFFAKNAGIPIIAEFVHAPSIQEKLEELGIEFSQGYLFSEPSPQPIEK; encoded by the coding sequence ATGTCAAGTGAACAAAACTCATGCAAAAATTTAGAACTTCTACAACTTGATGAAGTACCTATTACACAAGAAGAGTATGACAACATCATCAGTATCCAAGGAAGTATCCTCGGGATGATTGCCGATGGAGAAGAGAGTGATGTTGTGTTAAGCACTTTATGTAGCATGGCTGAAAAGCTTCTTCCTAATTCTGTTGCTTCTATTATGCTGTTGGACTCCAAGAACAATTCGCTTAGTGTTTTATCGGCTCCATCAGTACCAAAAGCCGGTCATAAAGCATTGGAAAACCTAAAACCGGGAGAAGGTGCCGGTTCTTGTGGAAATGCCATATTTAAAAATGAAGCACAATATGTCGTAAATACTTTTGAAGATGAGAGATGGAGTGATCTTAGAGAATTGGCACAAGAGTTTAACTTATGCTCTTGTTGGTCAATGCCCGTAAAAGATGAAAACTCTCAAGCAATTGCCACTTTTGCTCTTTCATCTTTTGAACATCGTTCCCCCTCAAATTTTCATAAAAAGTTATTGGAAACTGGTGCTAAAATTGTCAGCATTGTCCTAAAAAACATCAAAAAAGATCAAAAACTAAAACTCTTTTCATTAGCTACACAAAGCGCTTCTGAGGGGATTGTTATTACCGATGAAAAAAATACTATTATCGAAGTAAATCAAGCGTTTAAAGATATTTATAAATACGAAGAGAAAGATATTATAGGGAAAAATCCAAACTTCCTGACTTCACATAAGCAACCTAAAGAGTTTTATAATGAGATGTGGAAAAGTTTGAATGAGACTTCGAAATGGGCAGGTGAAATTGTCAATGTTAATGCCGATGGTGAAGAGATCACTCAATGGCTGAGCATTAGTGTTTTAGAGTTACCTCATCATAAGAAAAACTATCTTGGAATCTTTACAAATTTAACAGAACTAAAACAGGCAAAGATGCAGATCGAAGAGATGGCATTTATTGACTCTTTAACAGGCTTAAAGAACAAATCAAAACTTGAAAACATGTTGCGTTCTTATCAAAAGCCCATAACATTGATTCTGCTAAACATCAACAACTTTTCTTACATAAATACGGCCTACGGTTATGAGATAGGCGATGAGATCTTACAAGATGTAGCAGAAGTTTTAAAAAACAATTTCGGCGACCAACATACATTTAGAATCAATTCCGATGAGTTTGCCTTATTGTATGAAACAGAGGTTAATATAAAAGAAATAGTAGAGGAGATCAAAAAATATTTTTACGGCTCTACACTGATGGTTAATACACTGACATTTAACATCTCTTTTACCTACGGCGGTGTGTATGTAGCTGAAAATGTTTTACGTGATGCTGCAATTGCCCTCAAAAAAGCGAAGCAAAACGGAAGAAACAACCTTTATATCTACAATCACAAAGATGATATTGCTATAAACCATCAAAATAAAGAGAGCTTTTTTGAGTCTAACAGACTTTTACATGCCGCACTTCTTGAAGAGCGGGTAGTCCCTTATTATCAAGGAATCAGAAACAATAAAACCGGGAAGATCATTAAGTTTGAAGTGCTCGCTCGCATAGAAGATTTTGATAAAATCATTCCGCCAATAGCCTTTTTAGAAGCTGCAAAGCTCTCTGGGTTACTACTTGAGATTACAAAAACTATTATAGATAAAAGTTTTCAAAAGATGGCACAAAACAACTACACCTTCTCTATAAATATCACGGAAGAGGATTTAAACCAACACTATTTAAAAGCTTTTCTTTTAGAGAAGTCAAAACACTACAATATAGATCCAAATAGAATTGTTCTAGAGGTTTTAGAGGGGATTAGTGCTACAGGTAAAGTAAACCATATAGATCAGTTAAAAAGTTTAAAAGAGTGTGGATTTAAAATCGCCATAGATGATTTCGGTTCGGAATATTCTAACTTTGAAAGAATTTTAGATATGGATATAGACTTTTTAAAAATAGATGCACGATATATTAAAAACATCGATACTGATCAAAAAAGTTACGAGATAACAAGAGCTATCAGCTTTTTTGCAAAAAATGCGGGTATCCCTATTATAGCCGAGTTTGTACATGCTCCATCTATTCAAGAGAAACTTGAGGAGCTCGGTATAGAGTTCTCTCAAGGATACCTCTTTAGTGAGCCTTCACCTCAGCCGATTGAGAAATAA
- a CDS encoding cation:proton antiporter yields the protein MGHELWSYSAIILFFVVIAKIVSQKTSTIDVIWLIIFGSLGVNFGILPAHNEILEAIGDWGIVFIMFALGFDEDLNHFIQGLKRSFGIAVIGAIFPFLAGYYTAGLFGYGFNTQMIWGLTMTATAVSLTMVSLREQGLHKTTASTAIMSAAVVDDILSLIGLSIMIPIAVSTTGDNGSMIEFNELSIIIAKVIAFFAIISFIGMVLFPDSITKEKDKKYTALFHLIVKVRKFLGIRKLLMAYSGKFTPLVMIFTAFVFGALADRFGFHPAIGAYFAGLFLREEYFMIKVDNQLRSHRKDSEFVINHLAYTIFGPIFFVELGTKLILDMELVTEVFPVVFVLFLAVFTLQILSAALAARFTGKYEWYQSVMIGLGMLGRAELAFIVIDIAYVDEKIIDIEQFDTLIFTIFLLNIAVPLAIKRWEPYYMGKKRLELFGITLSKEC from the coding sequence ATGGGACACGAATTGTGGAGCTATTCGGCTATCATACTTTTTTTTGTTGTTATCGCAAAAATAGTGTCTCAAAAAACTTCAACGATAGATGTAATCTGGCTTATTATCTTCGGTTCGCTCGGAGTTAATTTCGGAATACTCCCTGCACATAACGAGATCCTTGAAGCGATAGGGGACTGGGGGATTGTCTTTATTATGTTCGCCCTTGGTTTTGATGAAGATCTTAACCATTTTATCCAGGGACTTAAAAGAAGTTTCGGGATTGCGGTGATCGGTGCTATTTTTCCGTTTCTAGCGGGGTATTATACAGCCGGATTATTTGGTTACGGGTTTAATACACAGATGATCTGGGGACTTACCATGACTGCCACAGCGGTGAGTTTAACTATGGTCTCACTCAGAGAGCAGGGGTTACATAAAACTACCGCGTCAACTGCTATTATGAGTGCCGCCGTTGTTGATGACATACTCTCCCTTATCGGGCTTTCTATTATGATACCGATTGCTGTAAGTACTACGGGTGATAACGGTTCGATGATAGAGTTTAATGAACTTTCCATCATCATAGCAAAAGTGATCGCCTTTTTTGCCATCATCAGCTTTATAGGGATGGTACTTTTTCCCGATTCCATAACCAAAGAGAAAGATAAAAAATATACTGCACTGTTTCATCTTATCGTAAAGGTAAGAAAGTTTTTAGGGATTAGAAAACTGCTTATGGCATATAGCGGAAAGTTTACCCCTTTAGTGATGATCTTTACCGCCTTTGTCTTTGGTGCCTTGGCAGACAGATTCGGTTTTCATCCTGCGATTGGGGCGTATTTTGCAGGACTATTTTTACGTGAAGAATATTTTATGATCAAAGTGGATAATCAACTGCGCTCCCATAGAAAAGACAGTGAGTTTGTGATCAATCATCTTGCTTATACCATCTTTGGACCTATCTTTTTTGTAGAACTCGGAACTAAACTAATCCTTGATATGGAGCTGGTAACAGAGGTTTTTCCTGTAGTTTTTGTCCTGTTTTTAGCAGTATTTACACTTCAGATACTCTCGGCTGCTCTTGCCGCAAGGTTTACCGGAAAATATGAATGGTATCAAAGTGTTATGATTGGTCTTGGGATGCTCGGACGGGCTGAACTTGCCTTTATTGTAATAGATATCGCCTATGTGGATGAGAAAATTATCGACATTGAGCAGTTCGATACTTTAATCTTTACAATCTTTTTGTTAAATATTGCGGTTCCGCTTGCGATTAAGCGATGGGAACCTTACTATATGGGGAAAAAGAGACTCGAATTATTTGGAATTACACTTTCTAAAGAGTGTTAG
- a CDS encoding EscU/YscU/HrcU family type III secretion system export apparatus switch protein, which produces MKPKAAALKYDASKDSAPRVTAKGEGKTAQKIIEIAKENDIPIKQDENLIELLSNVELDHEVPPQMYKAIAEVFSFIYKQTK; this is translated from the coding sequence ATGAAACCAAAAGCAGCAGCACTCAAATACGATGCATCTAAAGATTCCGCACCTAGAGTAACGGCAAAAGGTGAAGGGAAAACTGCGCAAAAGATCATTGAGATCGCAAAAGAGAACGATATCCCCATCAAACAGGATGAGAATCTGATCGAACTGCTCTCAAACGTAGAGCTTGATCACGAAGTACCACCCCAGATGTATAAAGCTATTGCAGAAGTTTTCAGTTTTATATATAAACAGACTAAATAG
- a CDS encoding NAD(P)/FAD-dependent oxidoreductase has translation MNDDMYDLIVVGSGAAGLIGAVVAARDGKKVLVLEKLSKIASKLKATGGGRCNLTNTLSNEDFMSRFGRDGRFMQDALNGFDHKNLVEFLEEIGVETHAPDGFRIFPTSHSSQTIIDAFENELTRLGVAIKCEQKVERLLLESEHISGVKTQDSIYRTANVILATGGLGYPTLGAEGDGYILVEELGHKVTDLSPAMMPLKTKEKWQANCRADTIPKVELRVDLKKHAKLRAKGDLIFTKEGIRGPVVLDFAREVTPLLKKYNEVPILLNLTKGKNEEQIREHLKKISQEDPDKTIVEIVHTLLPLPLSQELCKLAEIDEDLKYNKIEGQKRDQLIKLLTWTPMTVTGHDGFKMAMITRGGISLKQIDPKTMQSKLIQGLYFCGEIMNLDGPCGGYNLQWSFASGYLAGQLKN, from the coding sequence ATGAATGATGATATGTATGATTTGATAGTAGTCGGTAGCGGTGCAGCGGGACTTATAGGGGCTGTAGTGGCTGCTCGGGATGGAAAAAAAGTCTTAGTACTTGAAAAACTCTCTAAAATTGCCTCAAAACTCAAAGCAACGGGCGGGGGTCGCTGTAATCTGACAAACACACTCTCAAACGAAGATTTTATGTCCCGTTTCGGTCGAGACGGACGTTTTATGCAAGATGCTTTAAACGGTTTTGATCATAAAAATCTGGTAGAGTTTTTAGAGGAGATAGGAGTTGAAACGCATGCTCCTGACGGTTTTAGAATATTCCCAACCTCACACTCATCACAAACAATCATCGATGCTTTTGAAAATGAACTCACACGTTTAGGTGTTGCAATCAAATGTGAACAGAAAGTTGAGAGACTTTTACTCGAATCTGAGCATATCTCGGGTGTTAAGACACAAGACAGCATTTATAGAACTGCCAATGTGATTTTAGCAACCGGAGGACTAGGATATCCGACTCTAGGTGCTGAGGGAGACGGTTATATATTAGTTGAAGAGTTAGGGCACAAAGTCACAGACCTCTCCCCGGCTATGATGCCCCTTAAAACCAAAGAGAAATGGCAGGCAAATTGCCGAGCCGACACCATCCCTAAAGTAGAACTGCGCGTTGATCTCAAAAAACATGCAAAGCTACGTGCAAAAGGTGATCTCATCTTTACAAAAGAGGGGATCCGCGGTCCCGTCGTGCTTGATTTTGCCAGAGAGGTAACACCCCTGCTTAAAAAGTACAATGAAGTTCCTATTCTGCTCAATCTGACAAAAGGGAAAAATGAGGAGCAGATCCGAGAACATCTCAAAAAAATCTCCCAAGAGGATCCCGATAAAACTATTGTAGAGATTGTACATACCCTGCTTCCTCTACCGCTCTCCCAAGAGCTGTGTAAACTCGCAGAGATCGATGAAGATCTCAAATACAATAAAATCGAGGGACAAAAACGGGATCAGCTTATAAAACTCCTTACATGGACACCTATGACGGTTACGGGTCATGACGGATTTAAAATGGCGATGATCACAAGAGGCGGTATAAGCCTCAAACAGATAGACCCAAAAACAATGCAAAGCAAGCTTATTCAAGGTCTGTATTTTTGCGGTGAGATTATGAATCTTGACGGACCGTGCGGCGGCTATAATCTCCAGTGGAGTTTTGCTAGCGGCTATCTTGCAGGGCAACTCAAAAACTAA
- a CDS encoding TonB-dependent receptor, whose protein sequence is MKKSVHLSLLCALAINLSATDLGVIKVESSTIDDKFDTKKTEVSSTATINGEVVDTSHTENLQQLLQTIPGITTEVSTGDSIKIHIRGLENQMYMGEKPGVAVVIDGVPVFERTGKVNIDLDNIESIKVIKGGASYLFGDDALSGAVIITTKKGAKYNHNYGAFEVGSYGYQKMVARTGYANDAMSFHIQASQRKADGYHEDSDYEADYVNGKLQYYIDDSSDITLGVEYSQRKKDSHGTVGGETEAQTNPESIYTGDQDSRDYTRKYDVELLKTFLTYSKDFDGGANLLVNGYVYTDTTNFISSPQTKDSTGAYDATLDDEDYVYDNHYEQTQKGIKSEYRDSFKDSAALIGLDLRANEYKNRVTYRAAQAFDTRDENGTKITIADYFQPGDFKSDNTTDENVYALYGEYKYALTKDLSATANLRYDHIKLDYTDSMSNNLAKSFNVYSYRLGMNYQVDPKTTLFVNYSTGFRAPTISQLFAGDVSTWGSTQNNPDLKPEESFNYEIGTRLLVNDVKYEASVFQLDRKDFIMKTSGNYGDTDTTDMWDNIGGARHRGLELSAIGNIAKSLKFNLAYTYLDAKYTDYKNFGITMGAGTWIAPAPVYTYDVTGNTIPRTSKHNFNLRVDYQATSRLSYMAEVNGKSSYYADDLNQLKIDGYQTLNLMATYNRKIAMFDTSFFFRVDNFFDKQYYNAARSSSDRNEDGVFDKEDLSITVNQGRTLTAGLSAKF, encoded by the coding sequence ATGAAAAAGTCTGTACATCTATCTTTATTATGTGCCTTAGCTATCAATTTATCAGCAACTGATTTGGGAGTTATTAAAGTTGAGTCTTCAACAATTGATGATAAGTTCGATACAAAAAAAACAGAGGTCTCTTCAACTGCTACAATAAATGGTGAAGTGGTAGATACGTCTCATACAGAAAACCTACAACAGTTATTACAGACAATACCTGGTATCACTACAGAAGTATCTACAGGGGATTCGATAAAAATACATATCAGAGGTTTAGAAAACCAGATGTATATGGGGGAAAAGCCGGGTGTTGCAGTAGTTATTGACGGTGTACCCGTATTTGAAAGAACCGGAAAAGTGAACATTGACCTTGATAACATCGAAAGTATTAAGGTGATCAAGGGTGGTGCTTCTTATTTATTCGGTGATGATGCACTTTCAGGTGCGGTAATCATTACTACGAAAAAAGGGGCAAAATATAACCATAATTACGGTGCTTTTGAAGTTGGAAGTTATGGTTATCAAAAAATGGTGGCACGAACAGGATATGCAAATGATGCAATGAGTTTCCATATTCAAGCAAGTCAAAGAAAGGCTGATGGTTACCATGAAGATTCAGATTATGAAGCAGACTATGTAAACGGTAAATTACAATACTACATTGATGATTCATCAGATATAACTTTAGGTGTAGAGTATTCACAAAGAAAAAAAGATTCACACGGTACTGTTGGGGGTGAAACTGAAGCTCAGACAAATCCCGAATCTATCTATACTGGTGATCAAGACAGTAGAGATTATACACGTAAATATGATGTTGAACTTTTAAAAACATTCTTAACATATTCAAAAGATTTTGATGGTGGAGCAAATCTTTTAGTAAACGGTTACGTTTATACAGATACAACAAACTTTATTTCATCACCGCAAACAAAGGACTCTACAGGTGCTTATGATGCCACTTTGGATGATGAAGACTATGTTTATGATAACCATTATGAGCAGACTCAAAAAGGGATCAAGAGTGAGTACAGGGATTCTTTTAAAGACTCAGCTGCATTAATAGGTTTAGACCTGCGTGCTAATGAATACAAAAACAGAGTGACTTACAGGGCTGCACAAGCTTTTGATACAAGAGATGAAAATGGTACAAAAATTACAATTGCCGACTATTTTCAACCAGGTGATTTTAAAAGTGACAACACAACTGATGAAAATGTATATGCACTTTATGGTGAGTACAAGTATGCTTTAACGAAAGATTTAAGCGCTACTGCTAATCTTCGTTACGATCATATTAAACTTGATTATACCGATTCAATGTCTAACAATCTTGCTAAAAGTTTCAATGTATACTCTTATAGACTAGGAATGAACTATCAAGTAGATCCTAAAACGACACTTTTTGTGAACTATTCGACAGGTTTCCGTGCACCGACAATATCTCAACTCTTTGCAGGTGATGTAAGTACATGGGGATCGACACAAAATAATCCGGATTTAAAACCTGAAGAATCTTTTAACTATGAAATCGGTACAAGACTACTTGTGAATGATGTGAAGTATGAAGCGTCTGTTTTTCAGTTAGATCGAAAAGATTTTATCATGAAAACTTCAGGGAATTACGGTGATACAGATACAACTGATATGTGGGACAATATCGGTGGAGCAAGACACAGAGGTTTAGAGCTTTCTGCAATTGGAAATATTGCAAAATCACTAAAGTTTAATCTTGCATATACATATTTAGATGCTAAATATACGGATTATAAAAATTTTGGTATTACGATGGGTGCAGGTACATGGATTGCTCCGGCTCCAGTTTATACTTATGACGTTACAGGTAATACTATTCCAAGAACTTCAAAGCACAACTTTAACCTTAGAGTAGACTATCAAGCAACAAGCAGGTTGTCGTATATGGCTGAAGTAAATGGAAAGTCTAGTTACTATGCAGATGATCTAAACCAGCTGAAAATAGATGGATACCAAACACTTAATTTAATGGCGACATACAATAGAAAAATTGCAATGTTTGATACAAGTTTTTTCTTCAGAGTAGATAACTTTTTTGATAAACAGTATTACAATGCTGCAAGATCAAGCAGTGACCGTAATGAAGATGGTGTTTTTGACAAAGAGGATCTTTCAATTACCGTAAATCAGGGAAGAACTTTAACTGCAGGTTTATCTGCTAAGTTCTAA
- a CDS encoding flagellar hook-length control protein FliK, whose product MIKLDSNKLQNIVLPSTNKALAQVLKDISPNESALLSKAKDLASVLNTIFKESATNELQNQKLLELLKNNPTLKELGNIKTTIKEFLLSLESEKQNLPIEKHLKNMLSDIKNIDDKLLKSKLENSGIFLESKLKNLDPKDAKIQELLSNDFKAALLKTKQELEGSLLANKTQLLNIVDKLSLQIDYYQLVSHLSNASAIYLPYEFDALEDGNLTIKKDKNNAFFCDIELNLKKYGELRVRLGLFEEKYLNVNISTQNKELKQLLQSGVKELKERLDTTGLLIKDIRFLDPNETQYVSDTNEVNLGFEAKA is encoded by the coding sequence ATGATCAAATTAGACTCAAATAAACTGCAAAACATTGTACTGCCATCAACTAATAAAGCTTTAGCGCAAGTTTTAAAAGATATCTCACCAAACGAGAGTGCACTGCTAAGTAAAGCCAAAGATCTCGCCTCTGTTTTAAATACTATTTTTAAAGAGTCTGCAACCAATGAGCTTCAAAACCAAAAACTCTTAGAACTGCTTAAAAACAACCCTACCCTCAAAGAGCTTGGGAATATAAAAACCACAATTAAAGAGTTCTTACTCTCTTTAGAAAGTGAGAAGCAAAACCTTCCGATCGAAAAGCATCTAAAAAATATGCTGAGTGATATTAAAAATATCGATGACAAACTGCTCAAATCAAAACTGGAAAACTCGGGAATATTTTTAGAATCGAAACTAAAAAATCTTGATCCAAAAGATGCCAAGATCCAAGAGCTCCTCTCAAACGATTTTAAAGCAGCCCTTTTAAAGACAAAACAGGAGTTGGAGGGCTCCCTTTTAGCGAATAAAACTCAACTGCTAAACATTGTGGATAAACTCTCTTTGCAAATAGACTACTACCAACTGGTATCTCACCTTTCAAATGCATCTGCAATCTATCTTCCCTATGAGTTTGATGCCTTGGAAGATGGAAACCTAACCATAAAAAAAGATAAAAACAACGCTTTTTTTTGCGATATAGAACTTAACTTGAAAAAGTATGGAGAGTTACGCGTTCGACTGGGGCTTTTTGAAGAGAAGTACCTCAATGTCAATATCTCCACACAAAATAAAGAGTTAAAACAACTTCTGCAATCCGGGGTAAAAGAGTTAAAAGAGCGGCTTGACACGACGGGACTACTAATCAAAGATATCCGTTTTCTCGATCCAAACGAAACACAATATGTTTCAGATACAAATGAAGTAAATCTCGGTTTTGAGGCAAAAGCATGA
- a CDS encoding tRNA-uridine aminocarboxypropyltransferase, giving the protein MKCTYYGDREKCYKCYRPKSSCMCEYCVKLDTDTKFVILMHPKEFKKVKNNTGHFTHQSLTNSELFIGIDFSLNNRINEIIATHESYILFPSEDAVNLSETNPKHSEKPLAIFIIDSTWACTKKIFTLSENLKNLQHMSFTTTKTSQYEIKIQPDEAYLSTIESTQVVLEELNEWKIEDISKENLEKFTTPFLKMIEYQKELIANPKSHAVRFKRYTAN; this is encoded by the coding sequence ATGAAATGTACATATTACGGCGATAGAGAAAAATGTTACAAGTGTTACAGACCAAAGAGTTCTTGTATGTGTGAGTACTGCGTAAAGTTAGATACAGATACAAAGTTTGTAATACTCATGCATCCAAAAGAGTTCAAAAAAGTAAAAAATAACACCGGACATTTTACCCATCAGAGTTTGACAAATTCAGAGCTCTTTATAGGGATAGATTTCTCTCTTAACAACCGTATAAACGAGATTATCGCTACTCATGAGAGTTATATTTTATTCCCTTCAGAGGATGCGGTAAACTTGAGTGAAACAAATCCAAAACATTCAGAAAAACCGCTTGCGATATTTATAATCGACTCTACATGGGCCTGTACTAAAAAGATCTTTACCTTAAGTGAAAATCTGAAAAACTTGCAGCATATGAGTTTTACAACGACAAAAACTTCGCAGTATGAGATTAAGATACAACCTGATGAAGCGTACCTTTCAACCATAGAATCAACACAAGTAGTACTTGAGGAACTCAATGAATGGAAGATTGAAGATATATCTAAAGAGAATCTGGAGAAGTTTACAACTCCGTTTTTAAAGATGATCGAGTATCAAAAAGAACTGATTGCTAATCCAAAAAGTCACGCCGTGAGATTTAAAAGATATACGGCTAACTAA
- a CDS encoding carbonic anhydrase, with amino-acid sequence MKVASLIGSICVASSLFAGVHSAHWGYTGAEDPSHWGDLDPKYAECKLGGSQSPIDITAKNTIKTVGLEPIKFDYKTSAVSVINNGHTVQVNIAEGSTITIDDKVFELKQFHFHAPSENHIDGKAFPMEAHFVHSAEDGSLAVVAVMFKDGTDNPIINRVWKKMPHKAGEKTTCKLPAKMINDMLPSDKTYYRFDGSLTTPPCSEGVRWFVMKHYSEVSAEEVQEFSHTMHHPNNRPIQPTNARKVLQ; translated from the coding sequence ATGAAAGTAGCTTCATTAATAGGGAGTATATGTGTTGCTTCATCATTATTTGCTGGAGTTCATTCAGCTCATTGGGGATATACAGGGGCAGAGGACCCTTCTCATTGGGGTGATTTAGATCCGAAATATGCAGAGTGTAAACTAGGAGGTTCACAGTCACCGATCGATATTACTGCGAAAAATACGATCAAAACTGTCGGTTTAGAGCCTATTAAATTTGACTATAAAACGTCTGCGGTTTCAGTTATTAACAACGGTCATACTGTTCAGGTAAACATAGCAGAAGGAAGTACGATCACGATTGATGACAAAGTGTTTGAACTCAAACAGTTTCACTTTCATGCACCGAGTGAAAACCATATAGACGGAAAAGCTTTTCCAATGGAAGCACACTTTGTTCATTCAGCAGAGGACGGTTCGTTAGCTGTTGTTGCCGTGATGTTTAAAGACGGTACAGATAACCCTATTATCAATAGAGTGTGGAAAAAAATGCCACACAAAGCTGGTGAAAAAACTACTTGTAAGCTTCCGGCTAAGATGATTAATGATATGTTGCCTTCAGATAAAACGTACTATAGATTTGACGGTTCGCTTACAACACCTCCGTGTAGTGAAGGTGTAAGATGGTTTGTTATGAAGCACTACTCTGAAGTTTCTGCCGAAGAGGTACAAGAGTTTTCTCACACTATGCACCATCCAAACAACAGACCAATCCAGCCTACAAACGCTAGAAAAGTTCTTCAATAA